In Candidatus Pelagibacter ubique HIMB140, a single window of DNA contains:
- the ppc gene encoding phosphoenolpyruvate carboxylase, with amino-acid sequence MKQRDLYYERIPTKLLREDIRLLGTFLGRVIKDQEGTKFFNIVERLRLLSKNTLLDKNKSKVFSKISKDIRKLSPEITFKVTRAFSHILNLMNLAESLDASRKLNEYDNPYFKNKKQNLFIEDIINNLFKNRKISDKKIYDQATKLDIGIVLTAHPTEVKRRTLIQKYANLTTLMEQRHLYKKYPAKIIEINRKLYSEIAIIWKTDELKRTKPSPLDEARWGLAVIEDSLWDTIPRVYKRLNDIFRKNLNKDLPRNFNPIQFGSWMGGDRDGNPNVTSEVTKKVILFSRWQAAKLYERELTKLIQDLSMEECSNKIKKVTGNSFEPYRVYLRPLRDKVRRTHQLIEAHINYNKPLDENKLLKDKYEIINPLREVRTSLNMNKGQHIANADLLDLIRRVRCFGINLARLDIRQESDRHEKLLNEIFKKKNKINYSQLPEEKKIELLNKSIKQKKSFVNKINLRDKENLEVWKTFKQISKEPEQCMGAYVISMTSKASDILSVYLLQLQAETKNLLRVVPLFETLDDLKNANGVMQNLFKLPWYRKMINSKQEVMIGYSDSSKDAGKLSASWHQYKLQEELRNLAKKYKIDLVFFHGRGGSPGRGGGPIQATLKSQPSGTVNGKIRITDQGEVIQQKYGYKPLAEYNLCSYIGAVMEATLNPPPRSKPNWRELIQKMSEISTSAYRKYLNQSEDFIRYFKTVTPHKSLGKLAIGSRPTKRKNVDNIQSLRAIPWVFAWTQIRLMLPAWLGTTEALRYGSIKKFKKTMTDMERNWPYFVSTMDILDMVISKVDPEISVIYENNLADKSLIRIGKRLRFQFDALVKLHNKITPKEVIKERKEFRKALFIRNNYTEMLNILQANIMNKLTNKKYKNLDKKYLDDALMTSIAGISAAMKNTG; translated from the coding sequence ATGAAGCAGAGAGATCTTTACTATGAACGAATACCTACTAAGCTTTTAAGAGAAGATATAAGATTATTAGGAACTTTTCTTGGAAGAGTAATCAAAGATCAAGAAGGCACAAAATTTTTTAATATTGTTGAGCGATTAAGATTATTATCTAAAAATACCTTGTTAGATAAAAATAAAAGTAAAGTATTTTCCAAAATTTCAAAAGACATAAGAAAGCTTTCACCTGAAATTACTTTTAAGGTCACTAGAGCTTTTTCGCATATTCTAAATTTAATGAATTTAGCTGAGTCGTTAGATGCATCTAGAAAACTTAATGAATACGATAATCCATATTTTAAGAACAAAAAACAAAATCTATTTATTGAGGATATTATTAATAATCTATTTAAAAATAGAAAAATCTCTGACAAAAAAATTTATGATCAGGCAACAAAACTTGATATTGGAATAGTTCTCACCGCACATCCAACAGAAGTTAAGAGAAGAACACTAATTCAAAAATACGCAAATTTAACCACCTTGATGGAACAACGTCATCTTTATAAAAAATACCCCGCAAAGATTATTGAAATAAATCGAAAATTATATTCGGAGATAGCCATTATTTGGAAAACTGATGAATTAAAAAGAACCAAACCATCACCACTTGATGAAGCTAGATGGGGCTTGGCTGTAATAGAAGATAGTTTATGGGATACAATTCCAAGAGTTTACAAAAGATTGAATGATATTTTTAGGAAAAATCTAAATAAAGATCTTCCTAGAAATTTTAATCCTATTCAATTTGGTTCCTGGATGGGTGGTGATAGAGATGGAAATCCAAATGTTACATCTGAAGTAACAAAAAAAGTGATTTTATTTTCAAGATGGCAAGCTGCAAAGTTATACGAAAGAGAACTTACAAAATTAATTCAAGATTTATCAATGGAAGAATGTTCTAATAAAATCAAAAAAGTTACTGGAAATAGTTTTGAACCTTACAGAGTTTATTTAAGACCTTTAAGAGACAAAGTAAGAAGAACACATCAGTTAATTGAAGCACATATAAATTATAATAAGCCATTAGATGAAAATAAATTACTAAAAGATAAGTACGAAATCATAAATCCATTAAGAGAAGTTAGAACTTCCTTAAACATGAACAAAGGTCAACATATTGCAAATGCAGATTTGTTAGATTTGATAAGAAGAGTTAGATGTTTTGGAATAAATTTAGCAAGATTAGATATCAGACAAGAGTCTGATAGACATGAAAAACTTTTAAATGAAATATTTAAAAAGAAAAATAAAATTAATTATTCACAATTACCTGAAGAAAAGAAAATTGAATTACTTAATAAATCAATAAAACAAAAAAAATCTTTTGTTAATAAAATTAATTTAAGGGACAAAGAGAATTTAGAAGTTTGGAAAACATTTAAACAAATATCTAAAGAGCCAGAGCAATGTATGGGCGCGTATGTGATTTCAATGACTTCAAAAGCATCTGATATTTTATCTGTTTATTTATTGCAATTACAGGCCGAAACAAAGAATTTGTTAAGAGTAGTACCACTTTTTGAAACTTTAGATGATTTAAAGAATGCCAATGGTGTTATGCAAAATTTATTTAAACTTCCTTGGTACAGAAAAATGATAAACTCAAAACAAGAAGTAATGATTGGATATTCAGACTCTAGTAAAGATGCAGGAAAACTATCTGCAAGTTGGCATCAATACAAACTTCAAGAAGAACTTAGAAATTTAGCTAAAAAATATAAAATAGATCTTGTATTTTTTCATGGAAGAGGAGGATCTCCAGGAAGAGGAGGAGGACCAATTCAGGCAACTCTTAAATCTCAACCATCTGGAACAGTAAATGGAAAAATTAGAATTACTGATCAAGGAGAGGTGATACAGCAAAAATATGGATATAAGCCTTTAGCTGAATACAATCTATGTAGTTATATTGGAGCAGTAATGGAGGCTACTTTAAATCCACCTCCTAGATCAAAACCAAATTGGCGAGAGCTTATTCAAAAAATGTCTGAGATTTCTACATCTGCTTACAGAAAGTATTTAAATCAAAGTGAAGATTTTATTAGATATTTTAAAACTGTTACTCCACATAAATCTCTTGGAAAACTTGCAATTGGTTCAAGACCCACCAAGAGAAAAAATGTTGATAATATTCAAAGTTTAAGAGCTATCCCTTGGGTATTTGCTTGGACGCAAATTAGACTAATGCTTCCTGCTTGGCTCGGTACAACTGAGGCTTTGAGATATGGATCAATTAAAAAATTTAAAAAAACTATGACAGACATGGAGAGGAACTGGCCTTATTTTGTATCAACAATGGATATTTTGGACATGGTGATTTCAAAGGTTGATCCTGAAATATCAGTAATTTATGAAAATAATTTAGCTGACAAATCTTTGATAAGAATTGGAAAAAGATTAAGGTTTCAATTTGATGCATTGGTCAAATTGCACAATAAAATTACCCCAAAAGAAGTTATAAAAGAGAGAAAAGAGTTTAGAAAAGCATTATTTATCAGAAACAACTACACTGAGATGCTAAACATTCTTCAGGCAAATATAATGAATAAATTAACAAATAAAAAATATAAAAATTTAGATAAGAAATATTTAGACGATGCTTTAATGACATCTATCGCAGGAATTTCTGCAGCAATGAAAAACACTGGATAG
- a CDS encoding cytochrome c biogenesis CcdA family protein, with amino-acid sequence MIEYLIAFGAGLISFLSPCVLPLIPGYISFVSGQSLKEITEKQNFNIIPLIKFCFGFSLVFIIFGASASFLGQVLLENSQSLRLIAGLIVIFFSLQLLGVFNFGFLNIDRRFDFKKIDSFFFPVIIGAAFGFGWTPCIGPILGSILALASIEDTLSRAIILLSFYSLGLAIPFVLSGYLIQKFLIFSKNMRQYINIISKVGGGILLVTGILIITNKLQAIGFYLIEIFPFMQNFG; translated from the coding sequence ATGATTGAATATTTAATTGCTTTTGGGGCAGGGTTAATAAGTTTTTTATCTCCTTGTGTTTTACCTTTGATACCTGGATATATATCTTTTGTATCAGGCCAATCTCTTAAAGAAATAACTGAGAAACAAAATTTTAATATTATTCCCTTAATTAAATTTTGTTTTGGTTTTTCATTAGTTTTTATCATTTTTGGAGCTTCAGCATCTTTTTTGGGACAAGTATTGTTAGAGAATTCTCAATCCTTAAGATTAATTGCAGGACTGATTGTTATATTTTTTTCACTACAATTATTAGGTGTTTTTAATTTTGGATTTTTAAACATTGATAGAAGATTTGATTTTAAAAAAATTGATAGTTTTTTCTTTCCTGTGATAATTGGTGCTGCTTTTGGATTTGGATGGACACCTTGTATCGGTCCAATACTAGGATCAATTTTAGCTTTAGCTTCAATTGAAGATACTTTATCAAGAGCAATAATTTTATTAAGTTTTTACTCTTTAGGTTTGGCTATACCTTTTGTTTTATCAGGATATTTAATTCAAAAGTTTTTAATTTTTTCAAAAAATATGCGTCAGTATATAAATATTATCTCAAAAGTAGGTGGTGGAATTCTTTTAGTAACTGGAATATTAATTATTACAAATAAATTGCAAGCAATTGGGTTTTATTTAATTGAGATCTTTCCTTTTATGCAAAACTTTGGTTAA
- a CDS encoding FMN-dependent NADH-azoreductase, giving the protein MKIYQIDSSARKKGSTSRALAKKLLEKIKKPEDEVIYRDLDDEMLFVSGLTESGMKIDEKDQTAEHKKMFELSDKLVKELKESDIIIISAPIYNYGPPATLKAWSDLAARIGETFKFKPNGRREGLLKNKKAYLVITSGGTKLNSSEDFLTPWLKFILNFFGIEKVEVISADQMALDYEKSIRDAEAQIENISID; this is encoded by the coding sequence ATGAAAATTTATCAAATAGATTCAAGCGCTAGAAAAAAAGGCTCAACATCAAGAGCGTTAGCAAAAAAACTTTTGGAAAAAATCAAAAAACCGGAGGATGAAGTAATTTATAGAGATTTAGATGATGAAATGCTTTTTGTAAGTGGCTTAACAGAATCTGGAATGAAAATTGATGAGAAGGATCAAACTGCAGAACATAAGAAAATGTTTGAACTTTCTGACAAGCTTGTAAAAGAATTAAAAGAGAGTGATATTATTATAATTTCAGCTCCAATATATAATTACGGACCACCCGCAACTCTTAAAGCTTGGTCAGATTTAGCTGCAAGAATAGGGGAAACCTTTAAATTTAAACCTAATGGTAGAAGAGAAGGGTTATTAAAAAATAAAAAAGCATACCTTGTAATTACTTCTGGCGGAACAAAACTAAATAGCTCAGAAGATTTTTTAACGCCTTGGTTAAAATTTATTTTAAATTTTTTTGGAATTGAAAAAGTTGAAGTTATAAGCGCTGATCAAATGGCTTTAGACTATGAAAAATCTATTAGGGATGCAGAAGCTCAAATAGAAAATATTTCTATAGATTAA
- a CDS encoding TauD/TfdA family dioxygenase, which translates to MKIELHENKVYFNNGTEKKEIHPFWLRERVDGEEFVDKGTQQRLFDPTSLSNDIIINKASIHEEFLEVNFNDGISSKLNLNKIALEFSKEDTVIKSIEKTKWDSSLSNIKNFEYEDNFYESKEMHDLLVSFYKFGFVVIKNIPTTKNYIVEFANSIGSVRRTNFGEYFDVKSKPDPNDLAYTSLALAPHTDNPYRNPVPCIQLLHCIESKVSGGYSTLVDGYTVTEDLKKSYPDYYKILTEVKVRFKFIDKEVILESLCPLIELDEYKNFKQVRFSPRLDFVPILDKEELDLYYQARKKLSEMYNSDKYRIEFKLAPKDLMMMDNHRLLHGRTVYDANEGERFLQGCYIDYDSTEGKLRHLKRKFNL; encoded by the coding sequence ATGAAAATTGAGCTTCACGAAAATAAAGTTTACTTCAATAATGGTACTGAGAAAAAAGAAATACATCCTTTTTGGTTAAGAGAAAGAGTGGATGGTGAAGAATTTGTTGATAAAGGAACTCAACAAAGACTTTTTGACCCAACTAGTTTGAGCAATGATATAATCATTAATAAAGCCTCTATTCATGAGGAATTTTTAGAAGTTAACTTTAATGATGGAATTAGTTCTAAACTTAATCTTAATAAAATTGCTTTAGAATTCTCAAAAGAAGATACAGTTATAAAATCTATAGAAAAAACTAAATGGGATTCTAGTCTAAGTAATATCAAAAATTTTGAATACGAAGATAATTTTTATGAAAGTAAAGAAATGCATGACTTACTCGTTTCTTTCTATAAGTTTGGATTTGTAGTAATTAAAAATATACCAACAACTAAAAATTATATCGTTGAATTTGCAAACTCAATTGGCAGTGTAAGAAGAACTAACTTTGGAGAATATTTTGATGTTAAATCAAAACCTGATCCTAATGATCTTGCATATACTTCTTTAGCTCTTGCACCGCACACAGATAATCCATATCGAAACCCAGTTCCATGCATCCAACTTTTACATTGCATAGAGAGTAAAGTTTCAGGAGGATATTCTACATTGGTTGATGGATATACTGTTACTGAAGATTTAAAAAAAAGTTATCCTGATTATTATAAAATCTTAACAGAAGTAAAAGTAAGATTTAAATTTATTGATAAAGAAGTAATTTTAGAATCTTTATGTCCTTTAATTGAATTAGATGAGTATAAAAATTTTAAACAAGTAAGATTTAGTCCAAGATTAGATTTTGTTCCAATCTTAGATAAAGAAGAGTTAGATTTATACTATCAAGCAAGAAAAAAACTGTCTGAAATGTACAATTCAGATAAATATAGAATAGAATTTAAACTTGCTCCAAAAGATTTAATGATGATGGATAATCATAGATTGCTTCATGGACGAACAGTTTATGATGCTAATGAAGGCGAAAGATTTTTACAAGGTTGCTATATAGACTACGATAGTACCGAAGGAAAATTAAGACACTTAAAAAGAAAGTTTAATCTATAG
- a CDS encoding inositol monophosphatase family protein, translating to MNNFDTKKYPVFSSFLNQLAKDLTKFYYAKLDKPFKITNKMKGKGYDPVTTSDKAFEKFIRSKISKRFPDHQIIGEEYGHKNTKSEFSWVIDPIDGTRSYVVGNPSWSNLISLNYNGEPILGLANFPKMKKYYLNVNKNTAYVFENNKKRKLKVNSKLNFANSKLAAAFHNQLTLKQQSKIQKFIKRMQFPCFDALTYCQLAEGRLEMVAQCANKIWDIHPIMPIVRASGAIVTTWGNRNPVVGGNIIVSNNKANHKQILKLLKPLAE from the coding sequence GTGAATAATTTTGATACAAAAAAATATCCAGTATTTTCAAGTTTTTTAAACCAGTTAGCAAAAGATCTAACTAAATTTTATTATGCTAAGTTGGATAAGCCATTCAAGATAACCAATAAAATGAAAGGCAAAGGTTACGATCCAGTAACTACATCGGACAAAGCTTTTGAAAAGTTTATAAGGTCTAAAATTTCTAAAAGATTTCCAGATCATCAAATTATAGGTGAGGAATACGGTCACAAAAATACTAAAAGTGAATTTTCATGGGTAATAGACCCAATTGATGGAACTAGATCGTATGTTGTTGGTAATCCTAGTTGGAGTAATTTGATTTCATTAAATTATAATGGAGAGCCAATTTTAGGATTAGCAAATTTCCCTAAAATGAAAAAATATTACTTAAATGTAAATAAAAACACCGCATACGTTTTTGAAAATAATAAAAAAAGAAAACTTAAGGTTAATTCTAAACTAAATTTTGCAAATTCGAAGTTAGCTGCAGCTTTTCATAATCAATTAACCTTAAAACAACAATCCAAAATTCAAAAATTTATTAAACGAATGCAATTTCCATGTTTTGATGCTTTAACATATTGTCAACTAGCTGAAGGTAGATTGGAAATGGTTGCACAGTGTGCAAACAAGATTTGGGACATTCATCCAATAATGCCAATAGTGAGAGCAAGTGGGGCCATAGTAACTACGTGGGGTAATAGAAATCCTGTGGTAGGAGGGAATATTATTGTCTCAAATAATAAAGCAAATCATAAACAAATATTAAAATTATTAAAACCTTTAGCTGAATGA
- a CDS encoding DUF924 family protein codes for MIPERAQSILDFWFKETPFEMRFKKDDKFDQKIKDNFLKDYELACQNEYDDWQDNPMSCLALVILFDQFSRNMFRDDKKAFAQDQKTRLIVNDAVYSGYLEAMNVDQRFFMLLPLIHSEEISDHEMAYYLLNKYLREHEGYNKIKKFWQDHTKAIRQFHRYPHRNEILGRESTEEELEFLKGPNSSW; via the coding sequence ATGATACCAGAACGAGCGCAATCAATTTTAGATTTCTGGTTTAAAGAAACTCCTTTTGAAATGAGATTTAAGAAGGATGATAAATTTGATCAAAAGATAAAAGATAATTTTTTAAAAGATTATGAACTTGCTTGTCAAAATGAATATGATGATTGGCAGGATAATCCTATGAGCTGTTTAGCTTTGGTAATTTTGTTTGATCAATTTTCAAGAAATATGTTTAGGGATGATAAAAAAGCATTTGCTCAAGATCAAAAAACTAGATTGATAGTAAATGATGCAGTGTATTCTGGATATTTAGAAGCTATGAATGTTGACCAAAGATTTTTTATGCTTTTACCTTTAATTCACAGTGAAGAAATTAGTGATCATGAAATGGCTTATTACTTATTAAATAAATATTTAAGGGAACATGAAGGATACAATAAGATTAAAAAATTTTGGCAAGACCACACTAAAGCAATTAGACAGTTTCATAGATATCCACATAGAAATGAAATTTTAGGAAGAGAGTCTACTGAAGAAGAACTAGAATTTTTAAAAGGACCAAACTCTTCCTGGTAA
- a CDS encoding DUF952 domain-containing protein encodes MNLEFIFKVIDKEEWQKAKQSGTYGGSEKDIKDGYIHFSEEDQVEETLKKHFPNKENLVLLRVNAFKLEHLLWEQASNGDMYPHLYSPLDTSTVVNEYELSLNEDGSYKLPDILKKYQFNRPK; translated from the coding sequence ATGAATTTAGAATTTATTTTTAAAGTCATAGATAAAGAAGAATGGCAAAAAGCTAAGCAATCAGGAACTTATGGTGGATCTGAAAAAGATATTAAAGATGGCTATATTCATTTCTCAGAAGAAGATCAGGTCGAGGAAACCTTAAAAAAACATTTCCCAAATAAAGAAAACCTAGTTTTATTGAGAGTAAATGCTTTTAAACTTGAACACTTACTTTGGGAACAAGCATCAAATGGTGATATGTACCCACATTTATATTCTCCATTAGATACAAGCACTGTTGTTAATGAATATGAGCTATCTTTAAATGAAGATGGAAGTTATAAACTTCCAGACATTTTAAAAAAATATCAATTTAATCGACCTAAGTAA
- a CDS encoding DMT family transporter, whose amino-acid sequence MKPFIGYLFLANGIIFGIASNSFAKISEGFTKLTPSILCILFMCITMFSIAKAMHAIPVGFAYSIYSGLTVTGVVLFAVLKFNQVPNVYGIIGIALIIIGVVMVNYLGRLN is encoded by the coding sequence ATGAAACCTTTTATAGGATATTTATTTTTAGCTAATGGCATAATTTTTGGAATAGCTTCAAACAGTTTTGCTAAAATTTCTGAAGGTTTTACAAAGCTAACTCCTTCAATTTTATGTATCCTTTTTATGTGTATTACAATGTTTTCAATTGCAAAAGCGATGCATGCAATACCTGTTGGATTTGCTTATTCAATTTATAGTGGTTTGACAGTAACAGGAGTTGTTCTTTTCGCGGTATTAAAATTTAACCAAGTTCCTAATGTTTATGGGATAATTGGAATTGCTTTAATTATTATTGGCGTAGTAATGGTTAATTACTTAGGTCGATTAAATTGA